In Actinomadura citrea, a single window of DNA contains:
- a CDS encoding ABC transporter permease, with translation MTAYHVRRTLPLRVEAVRQFRRRRTLVAFAFLLVLPWVLVGAFKIGGDPGPDGVPSLVDVATSSALNFALFALFVSTGFLLVVAVALFCGDTVASEAGWSSLRYLLAAPVPRARLLRQKLIVALSYAVVAVVSLPLMSLVAGTAGFGWGDVELPTGGTVPVSTALGRMAIIIGYSLVAQLVVAALAFLLSVTTDSPLGAVGGAVGLVIVSNILDAVTALGSWRDFLPTHWMYSWMDALQPEIQWAGMAKGAAISVSYAAVLFALAFRRFRTRDIVS, from the coding sequence ATGACCGCCTACCACGTCCGGCGCACCCTTCCGCTGCGGGTCGAGGCCGTCCGGCAGTTCCGGCGCCGCCGCACGCTGGTGGCCTTCGCGTTCCTGCTCGTCCTGCCCTGGGTGCTGGTCGGCGCGTTCAAGATCGGCGGAGATCCGGGCCCGGACGGCGTCCCCAGCCTGGTCGACGTCGCCACGTCGTCCGCGCTGAACTTCGCCCTGTTCGCCCTGTTCGTCTCGACCGGTTTCCTGCTGGTGGTCGCGGTCGCCCTGTTCTGTGGTGACACGGTGGCGAGCGAGGCGGGCTGGTCGTCCCTGCGCTACCTGCTCGCCGCGCCCGTGCCGCGCGCCCGGCTGCTGCGCCAGAAACTGATCGTCGCCCTCTCCTACGCGGTCGTCGCCGTCGTCAGCCTGCCGCTGATGTCGCTCGTCGCGGGGACGGCCGGGTTCGGCTGGGGCGACGTCGAGCTCCCGACCGGCGGCACCGTCCCGGTGAGCACCGCGCTCGGCCGCATGGCGATCATCATCGGCTACTCCCTCGTCGCACAGCTCGTCGTCGCCGCCCTGGCGTTCCTGCTCTCGGTGACGACGGACTCCCCCCTCGGCGCGGTCGGCGGCGCGGTGGGGCTCGTCATCGTCAGCAACATCCTGGACGCCGTCACCGCGCTCGGCTCCTGGCGCGACTTCCTCCCGACGCACTGGATGTACTCCTGGATGGACGCCCTGCAGCCCGAGATCCAGTGGGCGGGCATGGCCAAGGGCGCCGCCATCTCCGTCTCCTACGCCGCCGTCCTGTTCGCGCTGGCCTTCCGCCGCTTCCGGACGCGCGACATCGTCTCCTGA
- a CDS encoding TetR/AcrR family transcriptional regulator, giving the protein MRGEEQAGGAAARRRKRDREATRRRILGAARDLFGEHGYDGVTVRMIAARAEANTALVHRYFGSKPALFGEVLAGESVIRGVIAGAPEGLPRRLAEHFVRHVDQRSVTAMSRILDRSAGHPEVKEILLRYLEDVIVQPMVAQLEGPDARARALLASTIIMGGGPVRRLVGLGDLRAADPADLTDRLTAMFTAALAPPVHRET; this is encoded by the coding sequence ATGCGGGGCGAGGAACAGGCCGGCGGCGCGGCCGCGCGGCGGCGCAAGCGCGACCGGGAGGCCACCCGGCGCCGCATCCTGGGCGCCGCCCGCGACCTGTTCGGGGAGCACGGCTACGACGGCGTCACCGTCCGCATGATCGCCGCGCGCGCCGAGGCGAACACGGCGCTGGTCCACCGGTACTTCGGGTCCAAGCCGGCGCTGTTCGGCGAGGTGCTGGCCGGGGAGTCGGTGATCCGCGGCGTCATCGCGGGCGCCCCCGAAGGGCTGCCGCGCCGGCTCGCCGAGCACTTCGTCCGGCATGTCGACCAGCGCTCGGTCACCGCCATGTCCCGGATACTGGACCGGTCGGCGGGCCACCCCGAGGTCAAGGAGATCCTGCTCCGCTACCTGGAGGACGTGATCGTCCAGCCGATGGTGGCGCAGCTGGAGGGGCCCGACGCGCGGGCACGGGCGCTGCTCGCGTCCACGATCATCATGGGCGGCGGGCCGGTGCGGCGCCTGGTCGGCCTCGGCGACCTGCGCGCCGCCGACCCCGCCGATCTCACCGACCGCCTCACCGCGATGTTCACCGCCGCCCTCGCCCCGCCCGTCCACCGCGAGACGTAG
- a CDS encoding alpha/beta fold hydrolase, which yields MGRAGALRARWDRTGRPARWASAAVAVALAGGAAAWGATADGDARVQTSEQRVNVVDGPKDDQRVTLDTTFYKPVGRAKGPAVLLGHGFGGTKRDVAGEARDLARAGYAVLAWSARGFGRSTGEIALNSPDYEVKDARQLIDWLARRPEVRLDGPGDPRVGMAGQSYGGAIALMTAAYDRRVDAIAPQITWNSLSDALFPDSASGAKPTDGVFKKLWAGLFFTGSAERTACGRFLPSVCDMYQEVAEKGRPTESAIAILRRSSPASVADRIRVPTLLVQGQSDSLFPLDQADANARAIARNGAPVSVVWFQGGHDGGDPETARVEGLVRDFFDARLMRSSMPSSDGFTVTRAGGLDSSTQAVVVDEASTGRYPGLSGGASAQPLTGREQTIFNPAGGSPASISALPGLGALGSLGGSLGGSLGGQLPSDMPGQTATFETRPLDRPLWLTGAPTVRLKVSGDGPLFAKLYDVSPGGAAAPARRLAAPFRVSGGEVTVTLPAMDYRFDRGHRLRLVVATTDMGFATPAAPSSYKVQVVSPLTVPSVPSLKAAPAPLPVWVWALPVAAVALALAILLPGRRRRDVETDSDVPLEISGLTKAYKNGHLAVSDLSFRVEKGQVLGLLGPNGAGKTTTLRMLMGLIHPDSGSIRIFGHRVYPGAPVLSRLGSFVEGPGFLPHLSGRDNLDLYWRATGRPLDEAHLDEALQIANLGSALDRAVRTYSQGMRQRLAIAQAMLGLPDLLVLDEPTNGLDPPQIREMREVLVRYAAAGRTVIVSSHLLAEVEQTCTHAVVMAGGRRVAAGPVAEITGSGRRLEDAFLEIIGEGS from the coding sequence ATGGGGCGGGCGGGCGCGCTCAGGGCGCGGTGGGACAGGACGGGACGGCCCGCGCGCTGGGCGTCGGCAGCGGTCGCCGTGGCACTGGCGGGCGGGGCCGCGGCCTGGGGGGCGACGGCCGACGGCGACGCCCGCGTCCAGACCTCCGAACAGCGCGTCAACGTCGTCGACGGGCCGAAGGACGACCAGCGCGTCACGCTCGACACGACGTTCTACAAGCCGGTCGGACGGGCCAAGGGCCCGGCGGTCCTGCTGGGACACGGCTTCGGCGGCACCAAGCGGGACGTCGCCGGCGAGGCGCGCGACCTCGCCCGCGCCGGATACGCGGTGCTGGCCTGGTCGGCGCGGGGTTTTGGGCGCTCGACCGGTGAGATCGCCCTCAACTCGCCCGACTACGAGGTGAAGGACGCCCGGCAGCTGATCGACTGGCTGGCGCGGCGGCCGGAGGTCCGGCTCGACGGCCCCGGCGACCCCCGCGTCGGGATGGCGGGCCAGTCCTACGGCGGCGCGATCGCGCTGATGACCGCCGCCTACGACCGGCGGGTGGACGCCATCGCGCCGCAGATCACCTGGAACAGCCTCTCCGACGCGCTCTTCCCTGACTCCGCCTCCGGCGCGAAACCGACGGACGGCGTGTTCAAGAAGCTGTGGGCGGGACTGTTCTTCACCGGCAGCGCGGAACGAACGGCCTGCGGGCGATTCCTGCCGTCCGTGTGCGACATGTACCAGGAGGTGGCGGAGAAGGGCCGTCCCACCGAATCGGCGATCGCCATACTGCGGCGGTCGAGCCCCGCATCCGTCGCCGACCGGATCAGGGTGCCGACGCTGCTCGTCCAGGGGCAGTCCGACTCGTTGTTCCCGCTCGACCAGGCCGACGCCAACGCGCGGGCGATCGCGCGGAACGGCGCACCGGTGTCGGTGGTGTGGTTCCAGGGCGGGCACGACGGCGGCGACCCGGAGACCGCGCGGGTCGAGGGGCTCGTGCGCGACTTCTTCGACGCCCGGCTCATGCGGTCGTCGATGCCTTCCTCGGACGGGTTCACGGTGACGCGGGCGGGCGGCCTCGACTCCTCCACCCAGGCGGTCGTCGTGGACGAGGCGTCGACGGGGCGGTATCCGGGTCTTTCCGGTGGTGCGTCGGCCCAGCCGCTGACCGGGCGCGAGCAGACGATCTTCAATCCGGCGGGCGGATCGCCCGCGTCGATCTCCGCTCTGCCGGGGTTGGGGGCGCTCGGATCCCTGGGCGGGTCGCTGGGAGGCTCCCTGGGCGGGCAGCTGCCTTCGGACATGCCAGGGCAGACCGCCACGTTCGAGACCCGTCCGCTGGACCGTCCGCTGTGGCTGACGGGCGCCCCGACCGTCCGGCTCAAGGTCAGCGGGGACGGGCCGCTGTTCGCGAAGCTCTACGACGTCTCGCCGGGCGGGGCCGCCGCTCCGGCGCGGCGGCTGGCGGCGCCGTTCCGGGTGTCCGGCGGCGAGGTCACGGTGACGCTTCCGGCGATGGACTACCGCTTCGACCGCGGGCACCGGCTCCGGCTGGTCGTCGCCACCACCGACATGGGCTTCGCGACGCCTGCCGCGCCGTCGTCCTACAAAGTGCAGGTGGTGTCGCCGCTGACCGTCCCGTCCGTCCCGTCGTTGAAGGCCGCACCGGCGCCCCTGCCCGTCTGGGTGTGGGCTCTGCCCGTCGCCGCCGTCGCATTGGCGCTCGCCATCCTTCTCCCTGGACGCCGTAGGCGCGACGTCGAAACGGACAGCGACGTGCCCCTGGAGATATCGGGGCTGACGAAGGCCTACAAGAACGGGCATCTCGCCGTCTCCGACCTGTCGTTCCGGGTGGAGAAGGGCCAGGTGCTGGGACTCCTGGGTCCGAACGGTGCAGGAAAGACGACGACGCTGCGCATGTTGATGGGCCTGATCCATCCAGACTCCGGCTCGATCCGCATCTTCGGGCACCGCGTGTACCCGGGCGCACCTGTACTGTCCCGCCTTGGCTCCTTTGTAGAGGGGCCCGGGTTCCTGCCCCACCTCTCGGGCCGCGACAACCTGGACCTCTACTGGCGCGCCACCGGCCGTCCCCTGGACGAGGCCCACTTGGACGAGGCGCTGCAGATAGCCAACCTGGGTTCGGCACTGGACCGGGCCGTCCGCACGTACTCGCAGGGGATGCGACAGCGTCTCGCCATAGCGCAGGCCATGCTCGGGCTGCCGGACCTCCTCGTCCTGGACGAGCCCACCAACGGCCTCGACCCGCCCCAGATCCGCGAGATGCGGGAGGTACTCGTCCGGTACGCGGCGGCCGGTCGGACGGTCATCGTCTCCAGCCACCTGCTCGCCGAGGTCGAGCAGACCTGCACGCACGCCGTCGTCATGGCGGGCGGCCGCCGCGTCGCCGCCGGCCCGGTCGCCGAGATCACCGGGTCCGGCCGCCGCCTGGAGGACGCGTTCCTGGAGATCATCGGGGAGGGCTCATGA
- a CDS encoding MFS transporter, with the protein MAQASVASHGPAAPEPARPQYTHRQILEILAGLMMAMLTSMISTSVVATALPTIVGDLGGQDKLSWVASASLLTMTASTPLWGKLSDIAGRKLMFQTALLIFVAASVGAGLSQNIGQLIAARAFQGLGVGGLSALAQVILGDVVEPRQRGRYAGFMGAVFGVSTVAGPLLGGFIVDADSLGWRWCFYVCVPLAVVAFFVIQKVLKLPKVRRDTRIDVFGAFTITGSAAVLMLVLSMGGTEFEWNSQWTYILLGAAALLLVLAIVAERVARDPILPPRLFRNPTFLLTSFVSVCVGMAMFGVMIYMPQYLQIVKGMSPTTSGLMTLPLVVGMLVTSTGSGQVVTRTGRYKIFPVVGLLCVAGGLYLLSLLHTDSPKVIVGADLAVLGVGMGLSLQILILAAQNAAAPADLASTTSGVSFFRNLGGAMGVAAFGAILTNRVADEITSGFRSAGIPVPAGGGASDLGSPEEISKLPPQVRSIIQDAFTDSLETVFLVGIPVALVGFLAMLALKEHPLRGSAHRGKDAPPPEAPLTDVPAESGVVRPPSAAVRTGAAAAVGAGRHARGNGHLDDGRFAPAAAHPAPPEAPAHAAAAPAATELAARAKLLAQQIEQDANGGVPVRGVVRTRDGEPVPSAALTLIGVDGHQLARATTREDGRYALPTPGPGSYVLIAATGGHEPQAATLVVGDRPIEFDLLLAGSGGLAGTVRSADGTPIVNAMVVITDVRGDVVGTGRSDADGRYTFSDLMSGAYTLAVSAAAHRPVAMPVEVTGNGQTRMDVEMPPGARIRGTVRNEAGEPVGEARVTLVDAAGNVIAMVITGSDGEYAFTDLTGGQYTMIASGYPPVATGLSLSGGGLDDHDLKLGYPDE; encoded by the coding sequence GTGGCTCAAGCGAGCGTGGCGTCGCACGGCCCGGCGGCGCCAGAGCCAGCGAGACCGCAGTACACGCACCGTCAGATCCTGGAGATCCTCGCCGGCCTGATGATGGCGATGCTGACGTCGATGATCTCGACGTCGGTGGTCGCCACGGCGCTGCCGACGATCGTCGGGGACCTCGGCGGCCAGGACAAGCTCTCCTGGGTCGCGAGCGCGTCGCTGCTGACCATGACCGCGTCCACGCCGCTGTGGGGCAAGCTGTCGGACATCGCCGGCCGCAAGCTCATGTTCCAGACCGCCCTGCTCATCTTCGTGGCGGCCTCGGTGGGCGCGGGGCTGTCGCAGAACATCGGCCAGCTCATCGCGGCCCGCGCGTTCCAGGGCCTCGGCGTCGGCGGCCTGTCGGCACTGGCCCAGGTCATCCTCGGGGACGTCGTCGAGCCCCGGCAGCGCGGCCGCTACGCCGGGTTCATGGGCGCGGTGTTCGGCGTCTCGACCGTCGCCGGGCCGCTGCTCGGCGGGTTCATCGTGGACGCCGACAGCCTCGGCTGGCGCTGGTGCTTCTACGTGTGCGTGCCGCTCGCGGTCGTCGCGTTCTTCGTCATCCAGAAGGTCCTCAAGCTGCCGAAGGTGCGCCGCGACACCCGCATCGACGTGTTCGGCGCGTTCACCATCACCGGCAGCGCCGCCGTGCTGATGCTGGTGCTGTCCATGGGCGGGACGGAGTTCGAGTGGAACTCCCAGTGGACCTACATCCTGCTCGGCGCCGCCGCCCTGCTGCTCGTGCTGGCGATCGTCGCCGAGCGCGTCGCGCGCGACCCGATCCTGCCGCCCCGGCTGTTCCGCAACCCCACGTTCCTGCTGACCTCGTTCGTCTCCGTCTGCGTCGGCATGGCGATGTTCGGCGTGATGATCTACATGCCGCAGTACCTGCAGATCGTCAAGGGGATGAGCCCGACGACGTCCGGCCTGATGACGCTGCCGCTGGTCGTCGGGATGCTCGTCACCTCCACCGGCTCCGGCCAGGTCGTCACCCGGACGGGCCGCTACAAGATCTTCCCGGTGGTCGGGCTGCTGTGCGTCGCCGGCGGGCTGTACCTGCTGTCGCTGCTGCACACCGACTCGCCCAAGGTCATCGTCGGCGCCGACCTGGCCGTCCTCGGCGTCGGAATGGGCCTCAGCCTGCAGATCCTCATCCTCGCCGCGCAGAACGCCGCCGCGCCCGCCGACCTCGCCTCGACGACGTCCGGCGTCTCGTTCTTCCGCAACCTCGGCGGCGCGATGGGCGTGGCCGCCTTCGGCGCGATCCTCACCAACCGGGTCGCGGACGAGATCACCAGCGGCTTCCGCTCGGCGGGCATTCCCGTGCCGGCCGGCGGCGGCGCGTCCGACCTCGGCTCGCCGGAGGAGATCAGCAAGCTTCCTCCGCAGGTCAGGAGCATCATCCAGGACGCCTTCACCGACTCCCTGGAGACCGTCTTCCTCGTCGGCATCCCCGTCGCCCTGGTCGGCTTCCTCGCGATGCTCGCGCTGAAGGAGCACCCGCTGCGCGGCTCGGCGCACCGCGGCAAGGACGCGCCGCCGCCCGAGGCGCCCCTGACCGACGTCCCCGCGGAGAGCGGCGTCGTGCGCCCGCCGTCGGCGGCGGTGCGGACGGGCGCGGCCGCCGCGGTCGGCGCGGGCCGCCACGCGCGCGGCAACGGCCACCTGGACGACGGCCGCTTCGCCCCGGCCGCCGCGCACCCGGCCCCGCCGGAGGCGCCCGCCCATGCGGCGGCGGCCCCGGCCGCCACGGAGCTGGCGGCCCGGGCGAAGCTCCTCGCCCAGCAGATCGAGCAGGACGCCAACGGCGGCGTCCCGGTGCGCGGCGTGGTGCGGACCCGCGACGGGGAGCCCGTCCCGTCCGCCGCCCTCACCCTCATCGGCGTCGACGGCCACCAGCTCGCCCGGGCGACCACGCGGGAGGACGGGCGGTACGCGCTGCCGACGCCGGGCCCCGGCAGCTACGTGCTGATCGCTGCCACCGGCGGGCACGAGCCGCAGGCCGCGACCCTCGTCGTCGGCGACCGGCCGATCGAGTTCGACCTGCTGCTGGCCGGCAGCGGCGGCCTCGCCGGAACGGTCCGCAGCGCGGACGGCACCCCCATCGTGAACGCGATGGTCGTCATCACCGACGTGCGCGGCGACGTCGTCGGCACCGGCCGCAGCGACGCCGACGGCCGCTACACGTTCTCCGACCTCATGTCCGGCGCCTACACGCTCGCCGTCAGCGCCGCCGCGCACCGCCCGGTCGCGATGCCGGTGGAGGTGACGGGGAACGGCCAGACGCGGATGGACGTGGAGATGCCGCCCGGCGCCCGGATCCGCGGAACGGTCCGCAACGAGGCGGGCGAGCCGGTCGGCGAGGCG